In the genome of Nocardioides marmoribigeumensis, one region contains:
- a CDS encoding enoyl-CoA hydratase/isomerase family protein, whose protein sequence is MADHGAAGISPDPAEDPAFALAAIAEDGVPSRPLTVVDLDAVDGPGSWFAGAGATLGRATRPLSGSAREVARTLTTSVVPPGLADEPTLVAVDDVDATVAAIVARTSLAPRTTIALDGLLRLTEGVDAETGVVAESFAYSMLLASPEFAAWRASRAPRQRTTTADPVQLRREGDRLDVVLDRPARGNAFSADLRQALVEALRFAALDPSLTLVRLSGEGRHFSTGGDLDEFGTAPDPGAAHAVRLDQSAGLAVHRIRDRVEARVHGRCIGAGIEVPAFAGRLVAAPGTTFQLPELELGLVPGAGGTVSIPARIGRWRTAYLVLTGVALGAATARDWGLVDAVE, encoded by the coding sequence TTGGCGGACCACGGAGCGGCAGGAATCTCGCCGGATCCGGCGGAGGATCCCGCCTTCGCCCTCGCCGCGATCGCCGAGGACGGCGTGCCCTCGCGTCCCCTCACCGTGGTCGACCTCGACGCCGTCGACGGACCCGGGTCGTGGTTCGCCGGTGCCGGCGCCACGCTCGGCCGGGCGACCCGCCCGCTGAGCGGGTCCGCTCGCGAGGTGGCACGGACGCTCACGACCTCGGTGGTCCCGCCCGGGCTGGCCGACGAGCCGACCCTGGTGGCGGTCGACGACGTCGACGCCACGGTCGCGGCGATCGTGGCGCGCACCTCGCTCGCTCCCCGCACGACGATCGCGCTCGACGGGCTGCTGAGGCTCACCGAGGGGGTCGACGCGGAGACCGGTGTGGTCGCCGAGTCCTTCGCCTACTCGATGCTGCTGGCCTCGCCGGAGTTCGCGGCCTGGCGCGCGAGCCGCGCACCCCGGCAGCGGACGACGACCGCGGACCCGGTGCAACTGCGCCGGGAGGGCGACCGGCTCGACGTCGTGCTCGACCGCCCGGCCCGCGGCAACGCCTTCTCGGCCGACCTCCGGCAGGCCCTGGTCGAGGCGCTGCGGTTCGCCGCCCTCGACCCGTCGCTGACGCTGGTGCGCCTGTCCGGCGAGGGCCGGCACTTCTCGACCGGCGGGGACCTCGACGAGTTCGGCACCGCCCCCGACCCGGGCGCGGCCCACGCCGTCCGCCTCGACCAGAGCGCCGGTCTCGCCGTCCACAGGATCCGGGACCGCGTCGAGGCCCGCGTGCACGGACGGTGCATCGGCGCCGGCATCGAGGTCCCGGCCTTCGCCGGACGCCTGGTCGCCGCCCCGGGGACGACGTTCCAGCTCCCGGAGCTCGAGCTCGGCCTGGTGCCCGGCGCCGGCGGGACGGTGAGCATCCCCGCGCGCATCGGTCGCTGGCGCACGGCGTACCTCGTGCTCACCGGCGTCGCGCTCGGCGCCGCGACCGCGCGGGACTGGGGGCTGGTCGATGCTGTCGAGTGA